The Streptomyces aurantiacus genome includes a region encoding these proteins:
- a CDS encoding penicillin-binding transpeptidase domain-containing protein yields MGNRRRAPERGRTRPAVIGGMIAVVVGGAGFGVYALYGGGAAADDKGSASDAKPVKTGPLSATEVRSTATAFLTAWQSGDVKAAAAATNDTAAARTLLTGYGKDAHVKDVKLTARKRAGDAVPFSVKGTVAYKGLTKPLAYESELTVVRRAKDGRPLVDWRSAVVHPELEDGDKLVTGAAGTPPVKALDRDGGELTTAKYPSLGTVLDGLREKYGKKAGGKAGVELRVVRAGSEDAGDGKNTKKTDRANASDKNPDKTLLALSEGTPGTVRTTLSPSLQAAAEQQVSTKEKSSAVVIRPSTGEILAAANSGHGFNTAFQGSLAPGSTMKIVTASLLIDKGLASTNKVHPCPKYSTYGGWKFQNDDKFLIKGGTFKASFARSCNTAFISQAKKLSNDDLTKQAQQVFGLGMDNWAIGVPTFDGSVPVQSQAQMAASLIGQGGVRMNPLNMASVVATAKTGTFHQPYLVSPTVDDRTLAKASRSLSADTQAQLKELLQYTAAAGTAAEAMAGLGPDFGAKTGSAEVDNQKKPNGWFTAWKGDLAAAGVVQQGGHGGETAGPIVAALLKAGS; encoded by the coding sequence GTGGGGAACAGAAGGCGCGCACCTGAGCGCGGCAGGACGAGGCCCGCTGTCATCGGCGGGATGATCGCCGTTGTCGTCGGCGGTGCGGGGTTCGGCGTCTACGCGCTGTACGGGGGCGGGGCCGCGGCCGACGACAAGGGTTCGGCCTCCGACGCGAAGCCCGTGAAGACCGGCCCTCTGTCGGCGACCGAGGTGCGGTCCACGGCCACGGCGTTCCTCACGGCCTGGCAGAGCGGTGACGTCAAGGCGGCCGCCGCCGCGACGAACGACACCGCGGCGGCGCGCACCCTGCTGACCGGTTACGGCAAGGACGCGCACGTCAAGGACGTGAAGCTCACCGCCAGGAAGCGCGCGGGCGACGCCGTCCCGTTCTCCGTCAAGGGCACGGTCGCGTACAAGGGCCTCACCAAGCCCCTGGCGTACGAGTCCGAGCTCACCGTCGTGCGCCGCGCCAAGGACGGGAGACCGCTGGTCGACTGGCGTTCGGCGGTCGTGCACCCGGAACTGGAGGACGGCGACAAGCTGGTCACCGGGGCGGCCGGGACTCCCCCGGTCAAGGCCCTGGACCGGGACGGCGGCGAGCTGACCACGGCCAAGTACCCCTCTCTCGGGACAGTGCTGGACGGCCTGCGGGAGAAGTACGGCAAGAAGGCCGGCGGCAAGGCGGGCGTCGAGCTGCGGGTCGTCCGCGCCGGGTCCGAGGACGCCGGGGACGGCAAGAACACCAAGAAGACCGACCGGGCGAATGCCTCCGACAAGAACCCCGACAAGACGCTCCTCGCGCTGAGCGAGGGCACGCCGGGCACGGTGCGTACGACGCTGAGCCCCAGCCTTCAGGCGGCCGCCGAGCAGCAGGTGTCCACGAAGGAGAAGTCCTCGGCCGTCGTCATCCGGCCGTCCACCGGCGAGATCCTGGCCGCAGCGAACTCCGGGCACGGTTTCAACACCGCGTTCCAGGGGTCCTTGGCCCCCGGTTCGACCATGAAGATCGTCACGGCCTCGCTGCTCATCGACAAGGGGCTCGCGTCGACGAACAAGGTGCATCCCTGCCCCAAGTACTCGACGTACGGCGGCTGGAAGTTCCAGAACGACGACAAGTTCCTGATCAAGGGCGGCACGTTCAAGGCGAGCTTCGCGCGCTCCTGCAACACGGCCTTCATCAGCCAGGCCAAGAAGCTGAGCAACGACGACCTGACCAAGCAGGCCCAGCAGGTGTTCGGGCTCGGCATGGACAACTGGGCCATCGGGGTGCCGACCTTCGACGGCTCGGTGCCGGTGCAGTCGCAGGCCCAGATGGCGGCCTCGTTGATCGGCCAGGGCGGGGTCAGGATGAACCCGCTGAACATGGCCTCGGTCGTCGCCACGGCCAAGACGGGCACGTTCCACCAGCCCTATCTGGTCTCGCCGACCGTCGACGACCGCACCCTCGCGAAGGCGTCCCGCTCGCTGTCGGCCGACACGCAGGCCCAGCTCAAGGAGCTTCTCCAGTACACGGCGGCGGCGGGTACGGCGGCCGAGGCGATGGCCGGGCTCGGCCCCGACTTCGGCGCCAAGACCGGTTCCGCGGAGGTCGACAACCAGAAGAAGCCGAACGGCTGGTTCACGGCCTGGAAGGGCGACCTGGCGGCCGCGGGAGTGGTGCAGCAGGGCGGCCACGGCGGCGAGACTGCCGGTCCGATCGTGGCCGCGCTGCTGAAGGCGGGCAGCTGA
- a CDS encoding SsgA family sporulation/cell division regulator, whose translation MSAVEQYARAHIVTDEAQDPPAVPVALRYDPEADPLSVHIMLPGHHEWVFTRDLLEQGLRAPAAAGDVRIWPCGRVQAVMEFHSPQGVDVVQFESKTLIRFLRRTYTATPVSN comes from the coding sequence ATGTCCGCCGTCGAGCAGTACGCGCGCGCCCACATCGTGACGGACGAGGCGCAGGATCCGCCCGCCGTTCCGGTGGCCCTTCGCTACGACCCCGAGGCCGACCCCCTCAGCGTGCACATCATGCTGCCCGGTCACCACGAGTGGGTCTTCACCCGCGACCTGCTCGAACAGGGCCTGCGGGCTCCGGCCGCCGCCGGTGACGTACGCATCTGGCCGTGCGGGCGGGTCCAGGCCGTCATGGAGTTCCACTCGCCGCAGGGGGTGGATGTGGTGCAGTTCGAGTCGAAGACCCTGATCCGCTTCCTGCGGCGCACGTACACGGCCACCCCGGTGAGCAACTGA
- a CDS encoding energy-coupling factor ABC transporter permease, with amino-acid sequence MHVPDGFINAPVSLATGVVAAAAVAVSLRGARRELDERTAPLAGLVAAFIFAVQMLNFPVAAGTSGHLLGGALAAILVGPFTGVLCVSVVLLMQGILFADGGLTALGVNITVMAVVTTVVAYAVFRGLVKLLPRKRRSITVSAFVAAVLSVPAAAAAFTFVYAIGGTTDVPIGQVLTAMVGVHALIGIGEATITALTVGAVIAVRPDLVYGARGLSAPLKLRVGGELVDTPAAEPVPVAARSHRTVWLAGLATSLVLAGVVSFYASANPDGLEKVAADKGFDAKAEDHAAADSPLADYGVEGLTDARMSGGLAGVIGVGVTVVAGTGVFWAVRRRRTAETSPSQVGDSV; translated from the coding sequence ATGCACGTGCCCGACGGATTCATCAACGCCCCGGTCTCCTTGGCCACCGGCGTCGTAGCCGCCGCGGCTGTCGCGGTCAGCCTGCGCGGCGCCCGCCGTGAGCTGGACGAACGCACCGCCCCGCTCGCGGGTCTGGTCGCCGCGTTCATCTTCGCCGTGCAGATGCTGAACTTCCCGGTGGCGGCCGGGACCAGCGGACATCTGCTCGGAGGCGCGCTGGCCGCGATACTCGTGGGCCCCTTCACCGGGGTCCTGTGTGTCTCGGTCGTGCTCCTCATGCAGGGCATCCTCTTCGCGGACGGCGGTCTCACCGCGCTCGGCGTGAACATCACGGTCATGGCGGTGGTCACCACGGTCGTCGCGTACGCCGTATTTCGCGGCCTCGTAAAACTCCTGCCCCGCAAGCGCCGGTCCATTACCGTCTCGGCCTTCGTCGCCGCCGTGCTCTCCGTGCCGGCCGCCGCCGCGGCCTTCACCTTCGTCTACGCGATCGGCGGCACCACGGACGTCCCGATCGGGCAGGTCCTCACCGCGATGGTCGGCGTCCACGCCCTCATCGGCATCGGCGAGGCCACGATCACCGCGCTCACGGTCGGCGCCGTCATCGCGGTGCGGCCGGACCTCGTGTACGGGGCCCGCGGCCTGAGCGCCCCGCTCAAGCTGCGCGTCGGCGGCGAGCTGGTCGACACGCCCGCCGCCGAGCCCGTCCCGGTCGCCGCCCGGTCCCACCGCACGGTGTGGCTGGCGGGTCTCGCGACCTCCCTGGTGCTCGCGGGCGTCGTGAGCTTCTACGCCTCCGCGAACCCCGACGGCCTGGAGAAGGTCGCCGCCGACAAGGGATTCGACGCCAAGGCCGAGGACCACGCCGCCGCCGACTCCCCGCTCGCCGACTACGGCGTCGAGGGCCTCACCGACGCCCGGATGTCCGGCGGCCTCGCGGGCGTGATCGGCGTGGGCGTCACGGTCGTCGCGGGCACCGGCGTCTTCTGGGCCGTCCGCAGGCGCCGTACGGCCGAGACCTCGCCGTCCCAGGTCGGGGACTCCGTCTGA
- the cbiQ gene encoding cobalt ECF transporter T component CbiQ, which produces MGAGHAHRLYRHGHSPVHALPPHTKLAAVFAFVLVVVSTPREAMWAFGLYALLLATVAYAARVPAGFLLKRLLIEVPFVAFAVLMPFVAQGERVDVLGMSLSVNGLWGAWNVLAKGTIGVAASVLLASTTELRELLLGLQRLKLPPLLVQIASFMIRYGDVIADEMRRMKIARESRGFEARGVRSWGVLAKSAGALFIRSYERGERVHLAMVSRGYAGSMPVIDEVTASRAQWSYAFTLPFAALVVCLLGWTL; this is translated from the coding sequence ATGGGCGCCGGCCACGCGCACAGGCTCTACCGGCACGGGCACTCACCCGTGCACGCCCTGCCGCCGCACACCAAGCTCGCCGCCGTCTTCGCCTTCGTGCTCGTCGTGGTGTCGACCCCGCGCGAGGCGATGTGGGCGTTCGGGCTGTACGCACTGCTGCTGGCGACCGTCGCGTACGCGGCCCGCGTCCCGGCGGGCTTCCTGCTGAAGCGGCTGCTGATCGAGGTGCCGTTCGTGGCCTTCGCCGTGCTGATGCCGTTCGTGGCGCAGGGCGAGCGGGTGGACGTACTCGGCATGTCCCTGAGCGTGAACGGCCTGTGGGGCGCCTGGAACGTGCTGGCGAAGGGCACCATCGGCGTCGCCGCGTCGGTCCTGCTCGCCTCGACGACCGAGCTGCGGGAACTGCTCCTCGGACTCCAGCGGCTGAAGCTGCCGCCGCTCCTCGTGCAGATCGCGTCCTTCATGATCCGCTACGGGGACGTCATCGCGGACGAGATGCGGCGGATGAAGATCGCGCGGGAGTCACGCGGCTTCGAGGCCCGCGGCGTCCGCTCCTGGGGCGTCCTCGCCAAGTCGGCGGGCGCGCTCTTCATCCGCTCCTACGAGCGCGGGGAGCGGGTGCACCTCGCCATGGTCAGCCGGGGGTACGCCGGTTCGATGCCGGTCATCGACGAGGTGACGGCGTCCCGGGCCCAGTGGTCGTACGCCTTCACCCTGCCGTTCGCCGCACTCGTCGTATGCCTGTTGGGATGGACCCTGTGA
- a CDS encoding energy-coupling factor ABC transporter ATP-binding protein, with protein MDPVTSPSPSPSAPNPAPPPSLEVAGLAFAYPDGHQALFGVDFSVARGERVALLGPNGAGKTTLVLHLNGILTGGAGTVTVAGLPVGRKHMAEIRRKVGIVFQDPDDQLFMPSVREDVAFGPAAAGLKGPELEARVRTALEQVGMEAFADRPPHHLSFGQRRRVAVATVLAMEPEILVLDEPSSNLDPASRRELADILRSLDVTVLMVTHDLPYALELCPRALILGEGVIAADGRTGDLLSDDELMREHRLELPFGFDPRSVTMGA; from the coding sequence ATGGACCCTGTGACCTCGCCCTCGCCCTCACCCTCGGCGCCGAACCCGGCCCCGCCCCCGTCCCTGGAAGTGGCCGGACTGGCCTTCGCCTACCCGGACGGCCATCAGGCCCTGTTCGGCGTGGACTTCTCCGTCGCCCGCGGCGAGCGGGTCGCACTGCTCGGCCCGAACGGCGCCGGCAAGACGACCCTCGTACTGCACCTGAACGGCATCCTGACCGGCGGCGCGGGGACCGTGACCGTCGCCGGGCTGCCCGTCGGCCGCAAGCACATGGCGGAGATCCGGCGGAAGGTCGGCATCGTCTTCCAGGACCCGGACGACCAGCTCTTCATGCCGAGCGTGCGCGAGGACGTGGCCTTCGGGCCCGCGGCCGCCGGGCTGAAGGGTCCGGAGCTGGAGGCACGGGTGCGCACGGCCCTGGAACAGGTCGGGATGGAGGCCTTCGCCGACCGCCCGCCGCACCACCTCTCCTTCGGCCAGCGGCGCCGGGTGGCCGTCGCGACCGTCCTGGCGATGGAGCCGGAGATCCTCGTCCTCGACGAGCCGTCCTCCAACCTCGACCCTGCCTCGCGCCGCGAACTCGCGGACATCCTGCGCTCGTTGGACGTGACCGTGCTCATGGTCACCCACGACCTGCCGTACGCCCTCGAACTGTGCCCCCGCGCGCTGATCCTCGGCGAGGGCGTGATCGCGGCGGACGGCAGGACCGGCGACCTGCTGTCGGACGACGAGCTGATGCGGGAGCACCGTCTCGAGTTGCCCTTCGGCTTCGACCCGCGCTCCGTGACAATGGGCGCGTGA
- a CDS encoding MarR family winged helix-turn-helix transcriptional regulator: protein MLLDDQLCFALYAAQRALTAAYRPLLDALGLTYPQYLVMLVLWERGELTVKELAGALRLDYGTVSPLLKRLESAGLVRRERSARDERSVLVAVTGRGEELRERAECVPSALLAGTRLTGAEAERLREDLRRLTSMLPAVSTPR from the coding sequence CTGCTGCTCGACGACCAGCTGTGCTTCGCGCTGTACGCGGCCCAGCGCGCCCTGACCGCCGCGTACCGTCCGCTCCTCGACGCGCTCGGGCTCACCTATCCGCAGTACCTGGTCATGCTCGTCCTGTGGGAGCGCGGCGAGCTCACCGTCAAGGAGCTGGCCGGGGCCCTGCGGCTCGACTACGGGACGGTGTCGCCGCTGCTCAAGCGGCTGGAGTCGGCCGGGCTCGTCCGCCGGGAGCGCTCGGCGCGGGACGAGCGGTCGGTGCTCGTCGCGGTCACCGGGCGGGGCGAGGAGCTGCGCGAGCGCGCGGAGTGCGTGCCGTCGGCCCTGCTGGCCGGGACGCGGCTGACGGGGGCGGAGGCGGAGCGGCTGCGCGAGGACCTCCGGCGGCTGACCTCGATGTTACCGGCGGTTTCTACCCCCAGGTAA
- a CDS encoding organic hydroperoxide resistance protein: MNEAAVELDSRPTKIMYVAEATAHGGREGYVTSQDGQLELKVAMPPALGGDGNGTNPEQLFAAGFSSCFHNALVLVGRREGFDLTGSTVAAKVGIGPNKQRGYGLAVALSVSLPVLDQDVASKLVDAAHQVCPYSNATRGNIEVTILLG; this comes from the coding sequence ATGAACGAGGCCGCTGTTGAACTCGACAGCCGTCCCACGAAGATCATGTACGTGGCCGAGGCCACCGCTCACGGAGGCCGCGAGGGCTATGTGACCAGCCAGGACGGCCAGCTCGAACTGAAGGTCGCGATGCCTCCGGCGCTGGGCGGCGACGGCAACGGCACCAACCCCGAGCAGCTCTTCGCGGCCGGCTTCAGCTCCTGCTTCCACAACGCCCTGGTCCTGGTCGGGCGCCGCGAGGGCTTCGACCTGACCGGTTCCACGGTGGCGGCGAAGGTCGGAATCGGCCCCAACAAGCAGCGCGGGTACGGCCTCGCGGTCGCCCTGAGCGTCTCGCTCCCCGTCCTCGACCAGGACGTGGCCTCGAAGCTCGTGGACGCGGCCCACCAGGTCTGCCCGTACTCGAACGCGACCCGGGGCAACATCGAGGTCACGATCCTGCTGGGCTAG